In Archangium violaceum, the following are encoded in one genomic region:
- a CDS encoding PEP/pyruvate-binding domain-containing protein, giving the protein MRSHLFVVITALLLACSSDSSSTPDVVQEGTCEVTDESSSPSFLARIGCQKDFNALASEPLDTSIPGARSVKVVLDRFDNDTLYFQNSTRYAIHYEFVSANLSGGGRPIVGSLADFNQTEYYSPDRRFLLGSVTYYEGPDVWALEIAPYDSASASMVTRLYEAVRDAGYFGPALFFHPTSQAVEAEAKNLPTSVRVKTTAELFAAIDYQPLNLATSVGRLRFIKAADLATTYLSYRDIVVLDRIPNDISVVLGIITEEFQTPLSHVNVLSQNRKTPNMGLRDATTNSQLRALEGKWVRLTVGAFDWSVEEVTSTEADAYWEAHKPVPVQLPAADLTVTDLRDLEQVVVEGSGSLRDAIKAAIPAFGGKAAHYSVMVNTPGLPIRKAFTIPAYYYVQFMEENGFYARMDQLLADPEFQAKPEVRDARLKEFRKAMEAAPVNATFQSMLKAKLATDYPGLTMRFRTSTNSEDLEGFPCAGCYESHTGDPSDWEDVLDAIRETWASIWLFRTFEERAYNGIDHKAVVMALLVHHNFPDEEANGVALTANPFDPSGLQPGLYVNVQAGGDAEVVHPPPGITSDQFIYEFHQPGLPITYLSHSNLVAEGETVLTPAQVFELGQALDRIHERFSPAYGPKAGNTGWYAMDVEFKFDGEPGQTPTLTVKQARPHPGRGQ; this is encoded by the coding sequence TTGCGCTCCCATCTCTTCGTCGTCATCACCGCGCTCCTTCTCGCGTGTTCTTCGGACTCCTCGTCCACCCCTGACGTGGTGCAGGAGGGGACCTGCGAAGTGACCGACGAGAGCTCGAGCCCCAGCTTCCTGGCGCGCATCGGGTGCCAGAAAGACTTCAACGCCCTCGCCTCCGAGCCGCTCGACACCAGCATCCCGGGCGCCCGCTCCGTGAAGGTCGTGCTCGATCGGTTCGACAACGACACCCTCTACTTCCAGAACAGCACCCGCTACGCCATCCATTACGAGTTCGTCTCCGCCAATCTTTCCGGTGGGGGACGGCCCATCGTCGGCTCGCTGGCGGACTTCAACCAGACGGAATACTACTCACCGGATCGCCGCTTCCTGCTCGGGTCCGTCACGTATTACGAAGGACCCGACGTCTGGGCGCTCGAGATCGCGCCCTATGACTCCGCCTCCGCCTCGATGGTGACCCGTCTCTACGAGGCCGTCCGCGACGCGGGCTACTTCGGTCCCGCGCTGTTCTTCCACCCCACCTCCCAGGCGGTCGAGGCCGAGGCGAAGAATCTGCCCACCTCCGTCCGCGTGAAGACGACGGCCGAGCTCTTCGCCGCCATCGACTATCAACCCCTCAACCTCGCCACCTCGGTCGGGCGGCTGCGTTTCATCAAGGCCGCCGACCTGGCGACGACCTACCTCTCCTACCGCGACATCGTCGTGCTGGACCGCATCCCCAATGACATCTCGGTGGTGCTCGGCATCATCACCGAGGAGTTCCAGACTCCGCTCTCGCACGTCAACGTGCTCTCCCAGAATCGCAAGACCCCGAACATGGGATTGCGCGACGCCACGACGAACTCCCAGCTCCGGGCGCTCGAAGGGAAGTGGGTCCGTCTCACCGTGGGCGCCTTCGATTGGAGCGTCGAGGAGGTGACGAGCACGGAGGCCGACGCCTATTGGGAAGCGCACAAGCCCGTGCCCGTGCAACTGCCCGCGGCCGACCTGACGGTCACGGACCTGCGCGATCTCGAGCAGGTCGTGGTCGAGGGCTCGGGTTCCCTCCGGGACGCCATCAAGGCCGCCATCCCCGCGTTCGGTGGGAAGGCCGCTCACTACTCCGTCATGGTCAACACGCCGGGGCTCCCCATCCGCAAGGCTTTCACCATCCCGGCCTACTACTACGTCCAGTTCATGGAGGAGAACGGGTTCTACGCCAGGATGGATCAGCTGCTGGCGGATCCCGAGTTCCAGGCGAAGCCCGAGGTGCGTGACGCGCGTCTGAAGGAGTTCCGCAAGGCCATGGAGGCGGCGCCCGTGAATGCCACCTTCCAATCCATGCTCAAGGCCAAGCTGGCCACGGACTACCCGGGACTGACCATGCGCTTCCGCACCAGCACGAACAGCGAGGACCTGGAAGGGTTTCCGTGCGCGGGTTGCTACGAGTCACACACCGGAGATCCCAGCGATTGGGAGGATGTGCTCGATGCCATTCGCGAGACCTGGGCCAGCATCTGGTTGTTCCGCACCTTCGAGGAGCGCGCCTACAACGGCATCGATCACAAGGCAGTCGTGATGGCCCTGCTGGTGCACCACAACTTCCCGGACGAGGAAGCCAATGGAGTGGCGCTCACGGCGAATCCATTCGACCCGTCGGGCCTGCAGCCGGGGCTCTACGTGAACGTGCAGGCGGGAGGGGACGCCGAGGTGGTCCACCCCCCACCGGGAATCACCAGCGACCAGTTCATCTATGAGTTCCACCAGCCAGGACTCCCCATCACGTACCTGTCCCACTCCAACCTGGTGGCCGAGGGCGAGACGGTGCTGACGCCCGCCCAGGTCTTCGAGCTCGGTCAGGCGCTCGACAGGATTCACGAGCGTTTCTCGCCGGCCTATGGACCGAAGGCGGGCAACACCGGCTGGTACGCCATGGATGTCGAGTTCAAGTTCGACGGTGAGCCCGGCCAGACGCCGACATTGACGGTCAAGCAGGCTCGCCCGCACCCGGGTCGAGGCCAATGA
- a CDS encoding MFS transporter, with amino-acid sequence MASPDAPSAPPSVFHYRDFRFYQLARLCAVLAVQVESVAIGWQVYELTGSALALGYTGLAQFLPFLAFALVGGQVADRVDRRAILVVCQSIMLLCSLLLLSFTLGHIRDVRFVYGVLVLFGTARSFYAPASSALVPRLVPPEALTRAVAINSTTWQVATIAGPAVGGLLYGWAGARGAYIGSALLCSLSVVWMLSLKVRTGQSSREPFSFSTFLAGFHFVRRQRLLLGSITLDLFAVLLGGAVALLPIYARDVLHTGPWGMGLLRSAPAVGAALVAVFLASRPIGGRAGWKMFISVAIFGAATLVFGVSRSLPLSVVALAIAGAADMVSVVVRSTLEMVATPDHMRGRVGAVNMICVGASNELGEFRAGVFAEHMGAVSAVVSGAVGTLVVVGLWAWGFPELRQVDELEKAAREPLPDEPEPQEAPAAP; translated from the coding sequence ATGGCTTCCCCCGACGCTCCCTCGGCCCCTCCCTCCGTCTTCCACTACCGCGACTTCCGCTTCTACCAGCTGGCACGCCTGTGCGCGGTGCTCGCCGTGCAGGTCGAATCGGTCGCCATCGGTTGGCAGGTGTACGAGCTGACGGGCAGCGCACTCGCCCTGGGCTACACGGGTCTGGCGCAGTTCCTGCCCTTCCTCGCCTTCGCCCTCGTCGGAGGCCAGGTGGCGGACCGGGTGGACCGGCGCGCCATCCTCGTGGTGTGCCAGTCCATCATGCTGCTGTGCAGCCTGTTGCTGCTCTCCTTCACGCTGGGCCACATCCGGGACGTGCGTTTCGTCTATGGCGTGCTGGTGCTCTTCGGTACCGCACGGTCCTTCTATGCGCCCGCGAGCTCGGCGCTCGTTCCCCGCCTCGTGCCCCCCGAGGCGCTCACGCGCGCGGTGGCCATCAACTCCACCACCTGGCAGGTGGCCACCATCGCCGGTCCCGCCGTGGGCGGACTCCTCTACGGGTGGGCGGGCGCCAGGGGGGCCTATATCGGCTCGGCCCTGCTGTGCTCGCTCTCCGTGGTGTGGATGCTGTCCCTGAAGGTGCGGACGGGCCAGTCCTCCCGCGAGCCCTTCTCCTTCTCCACGTTCCTGGCCGGGTTCCACTTCGTGCGCCGCCAGCGGCTGCTGCTGGGCAGCATCACCCTGGACCTGTTCGCGGTGCTGTTGGGAGGCGCGGTGGCGCTGCTGCCCATCTACGCGCGCGACGTGCTGCACACGGGGCCGTGGGGGATGGGGCTGCTGCGTAGCGCGCCCGCGGTGGGCGCGGCGCTGGTGGCCGTGTTCCTGGCCTCCCGTCCCATCGGAGGTCGGGCTGGATGGAAGATGTTCATCTCGGTGGCCATCTTCGGCGCGGCGACGCTCGTCTTCGGGGTGAGCCGCTCGCTGCCCCTGTCCGTCGTGGCGCTGGCGATCGCCGGAGCCGCCGACATGGTGAGCGTGGTGGTGCGCAGCACGCTGGAGATGGTGGCCACGCCGGATCACATGCGGGGCCGCGTGGGCGCGGTGAACATGATCTGCGTCGGCGCCTCCAACGAGCTGGGTGAGTTCCGCGCCGGAGTCTTCGCCGAGCACATGGGCGCGGTGTCGGCGGTGGTGTCTGGCGCGGTGGGCACGCTGGTGGTGGTGGGGCTCTGGGCCTGGGGCTTCCCCGAGCTGCGGCAGGTGGACGAGCTGGAGAAGGCCGCCCGAGAGCCCCTGCCCGATGAACCGGAGCCCCAGGAGGCCCCCGCGGCTCCGTGA
- a CDS encoding extracellular solute-binding protein yields MRIQKWMVVLGATLGPMLGCDTSEPQPDPQPTPRTQLRVPLYSYIPDAAGDGLKAMSARIEADFEQQHPDVDLVVNPSCFKDDLYEPTQLASSLQGQGECAYDLVETDTMLLGELVATGAVRPWSALPEGVNWHPAGVKASTLDGKLYGVPHWLCTHYVISRDEAVSNARTVNELVQLIASRKTPEMDVAGNLLGSWNLPSLYLDAWSDTHGPEQIQSAVTTERYDTQVIAGMRTLAQACETPAGNPCLDGTFDADENIDLPATLFAEGKADVTLGYSERLHTIVKKLPQAEDRRQLRISPAPLGAGSQTLLFTDSFFLGAQCTGECEKAARAFVSYMSQTSTYAWILLSEDAPATGRVPRYLMPATLDAYQAPGLKEDPLYQRIDTTTRTASPFPNGGVLGIRKAMRDHLVQELTTKAP; encoded by the coding sequence ATGCGAATTCAGAAGTGGATGGTGGTACTCGGAGCGACCCTCGGGCCGATGCTGGGCTGCGACACGTCGGAGCCGCAGCCGGATCCTCAGCCCACGCCCCGGACCCAGCTCCGGGTGCCGCTCTACTCGTACATCCCGGATGCGGCGGGAGATGGCCTCAAGGCCATGTCCGCTCGCATCGAGGCCGACTTCGAGCAGCAGCACCCGGACGTGGATCTGGTGGTGAACCCCTCGTGCTTCAAGGATGACCTCTACGAGCCCACCCAGCTCGCGAGCTCCCTCCAGGGACAGGGAGAGTGCGCCTACGATCTCGTCGAGACGGACACGATGCTCCTGGGCGAGCTGGTCGCCACCGGGGCGGTCCGTCCCTGGTCGGCGCTGCCGGAAGGCGTGAACTGGCATCCCGCGGGCGTCAAGGCCTCGACGCTGGACGGCAAGCTGTACGGCGTGCCCCACTGGCTGTGCACGCACTACGTCATCTCGCGCGACGAGGCGGTGAGCAACGCCCGCACGGTGAATGAGCTGGTGCAGCTGATCGCGTCGCGGAAGACCCCGGAGATGGACGTGGCGGGCAACCTGCTGGGGAGCTGGAACCTGCCCTCGCTCTACCTCGACGCCTGGTCGGACACCCACGGCCCCGAGCAGATCCAATCGGCCGTCACCACGGAGCGCTACGACACGCAGGTGATCGCCGGGATGAGGACCCTGGCCCAGGCCTGCGAGACCCCGGCGGGCAATCCCTGCCTCGATGGGACCTTCGACGCCGACGAGAACATCGATCTGCCCGCGACGCTCTTCGCGGAGGGCAAGGCCGACGTGACGCTGGGCTACTCGGAGCGGTTGCACACCATCGTGAAGAAGCTGCCCCAGGCGGAGGACCGGCGGCAGCTGCGCATCTCCCCTGCCCCGCTGGGCGCGGGCAGCCAGACCCTGCTGTTCACCGACTCCTTCTTCCTCGGGGCCCAGTGCACCGGCGAGTGCGAGAAGGCCGCGAGGGCGTTCGTGAGCTACATGAGCCAGACGAGCACGTACGCGTGGATCCTCCTCAGCGAGGATGCTCCCGCCACCGGGCGCGTGCCGCGCTACCTCATGCCCGCGACGCTGGACGCCTACCAGGCGCCCGGGCTGAAGGAGGATCCGCTCTACCAGCGGATCGACACCACCACGCGCACGGCCTCGCCCTTCCCCAACGGAGGCGTGCTGGGGATCCGCAAGGCGATGAGGGACCACCTCGTGCAGGAGCTCACCACGAAGGCCCCCTGA
- a CDS encoding alpha/beta fold hydrolase: protein MLTITVDGVPLHYRDEGRGLPVLLFHAFPLNADAFEKQVKALSGRYRFILPDVRGFGRSGLGDGPTEMSRIARDGLALLDALNVESAVVGGVSMGGYASMALLREDAGRVRGLVLVDTQATADDEAGRARRETSAQEALREGPEAAVRALLPKLVAAGPDSEVGREVAALIRTATPAGLAAAQRGMALRPDGKDILARYAGPALVVVGEKDPVTPLEKAKQMADLITGARLEVIPDAAHLTNQEQPERFNAVLDSFLSGL, encoded by the coding sequence ATGCTCACCATCACCGTCGATGGAGTTCCCCTGCACTACCGCGACGAGGGCCGCGGGCTGCCGGTGCTGCTGTTCCACGCGTTCCCGCTGAACGCGGATGCCTTCGAGAAGCAGGTGAAGGCGCTGTCGGGGCGCTACCGCTTCATCCTCCCGGACGTCCGGGGCTTTGGGAGGAGCGGACTGGGGGATGGCCCCACGGAGATGTCGCGCATCGCCCGGGACGGGCTGGCGCTGCTGGACGCGCTGAACGTGGAGTCGGCGGTGGTGGGTGGGGTGTCGATGGGCGGCTACGCCAGCATGGCGCTGCTGCGCGAAGACGCGGGCCGGGTGCGGGGGCTGGTGCTGGTGGACACGCAGGCCACGGCGGACGACGAGGCGGGACGGGCGCGGAGGGAGACGTCGGCCCAGGAGGCGCTGAGGGAGGGGCCCGAGGCGGCGGTGCGGGCGCTGCTGCCGAAGCTGGTGGCGGCGGGACCGGACTCGGAGGTGGGGCGCGAGGTGGCGGCGCTGATCCGGACGGCGACACCGGCGGGCCTCGCGGCGGCGCAGCGGGGCATGGCGCTGAGACCGGACGGCAAGGACATCCTCGCGCGCTACGCCGGGCCGGCGCTGGTGGTGGTGGGCGAGAAGGATCCGGTGACGCCGCTGGAGAAGGCGAAGCAGATGGCGGACCTCATCACCGGGGCGCGGCTGGAGGTGATTCCAGACGCGGCGCACCTGACCAACCAGGAGCAGCCGGAGAGATTCAACGCGGTGCTCGACAGCTTCCTGTCGGGGCTGTGA
- the corA gene encoding magnesium/cobalt transporter CorA, producing the protein MIQVLLLNEGKVFSGGEELLDQPGTRWIDVLHPTEEEMRRLGDRFGLHKLAIEDCLHLDQRPKLEEYPNHQFIVLQGFTSESKDACELTLHEHHFFLGPDWLISVHELRFEGLDTVRQRVQREPQATFERGVDFLLYLLADALMDRNFPILDKFNDELEDLESAVFENPQPEHLQRIFELKRALVTVRRVLSPQRDVLSLLTRRGIPNVGERTALYFRDVYDHLVRLHEQIDAVRDLLGNVMDGYLSMIANRTNDITKQLTIFSTIFLPLSFITGFFGQNFDFLSQRGFFWLMMVSVVGLPVGLVFWFKSKQWI; encoded by the coding sequence ATGATCCAGGTTCTGCTCCTGAACGAAGGCAAGGTTTTCTCGGGCGGTGAGGAATTGCTCGACCAGCCCGGCACCCGGTGGATCGACGTCCTCCACCCGACCGAGGAGGAGATGAGGCGGCTCGGGGATCGCTTCGGGCTGCACAAGCTGGCCATCGAGGACTGCCTCCACCTGGACCAGCGGCCCAAGCTGGAGGAGTACCCGAACCACCAGTTCATCGTGCTCCAGGGATTCACCTCGGAGTCGAAGGACGCGTGCGAGCTGACGCTGCACGAGCACCACTTCTTCCTGGGGCCGGACTGGCTCATCAGCGTCCACGAATTGCGCTTCGAGGGGCTGGATACGGTGCGGCAGCGCGTCCAGCGCGAGCCCCAGGCGACGTTCGAACGCGGGGTGGACTTCCTGCTGTACCTGCTGGCGGACGCGCTGATGGACCGGAACTTCCCCATCCTCGACAAGTTCAACGATGAGCTGGAGGATCTGGAGTCGGCGGTCTTCGAGAACCCGCAGCCGGAGCACCTGCAGCGCATCTTCGAGCTGAAACGAGCGCTGGTGACGGTGAGGCGGGTGCTGTCGCCCCAGCGGGACGTGCTGAGCTTGCTGACCCGGCGAGGCATCCCCAACGTGGGTGAGCGCACCGCGCTGTACTTCCGGGACGTGTACGACCACCTGGTGCGGCTGCACGAGCAGATCGACGCGGTGAGGGATCTGCTGGGCAACGTGATGGATGGCTACCTGTCGATGATCGCCAACCGGACGAACGACATCACCAAGCAGCTCACCATCTTCTCGACCATCTTCCTGCCCCTGTCGTTCATCACGGGCTTCTTCGGACAGAACTTCGACTTCCTGAGTCAGCGGGGGTTCTTCTGGCTGATGATGGTGTCGGTGGTCGGGCTGCCGGTGGGCCTGGTGTTCTGGTTCAAGAGCAAGCAGTGGATCTGA
- the dctA gene encoding C4-dicarboxylate transporter DctA yields MRLSWLKNLYVQVLIAVVAGALLGHFWPHAGESLKPLGDGFIKLIKMMVAPVVFTTVVTGIAKMGDLKRVGRVGLKAFIYFEVVTTGALAIGLVVGELLQPGAGLGVDVSRLDAKAIEGYASAGKSMSTVDFLFNLVPASLVEPFVKGDILQVLLIALLASIALAKMGKAGEGILHGLDTVGHLLFGMVGLIMRLAPLGALGAIGFTVGKYGVGTLVGLGRLLGAFYATAFFFVLLVLGPIARWTGVGLWRLLRYMRDELLLVLGTSSSESALPSLIVKLEALGCPKSIVGFVVPMGYSFNLDGTSIYLTLAALFVAQATGTHLSLGEKLALLAVLLLTSKGAAAVTGGGFITLAATLSATGHVPVAGMVLLLGVDRFMSEVRALTNLVGNTVATLVVAKWEGSLDIQLANEVLAAPPPSMMAAEVAVEAREAGEVARSASASDARG; encoded by the coding sequence ATGCGGCTCTCGTGGCTCAAGAACCTCTATGTGCAGGTGTTGATCGCGGTGGTGGCCGGAGCGCTGCTCGGACACTTCTGGCCCCACGCGGGCGAATCGCTCAAACCGCTGGGCGACGGCTTCATCAAGCTCATCAAGATGATGGTGGCGCCGGTGGTGTTCACCACGGTGGTGACGGGCATCGCGAAGATGGGAGACCTCAAGCGCGTGGGGCGCGTGGGGCTCAAGGCCTTCATCTACTTCGAGGTGGTCACCACGGGAGCGCTCGCCATCGGGCTGGTGGTGGGCGAGCTGTTGCAGCCGGGGGCCGGGCTGGGCGTGGACGTGTCCCGCCTGGATGCCAAGGCCATCGAGGGCTACGCGAGCGCCGGCAAGTCGATGTCCACGGTGGACTTCCTGTTCAACCTCGTCCCCGCCTCCCTGGTGGAGCCCTTCGTCAAGGGAGACATCCTCCAGGTGCTGCTCATCGCGCTGCTGGCCAGCATCGCGCTGGCGAAGATGGGCAAGGCGGGCGAGGGCATCCTCCACGGGCTGGATACCGTCGGCCACCTGCTCTTCGGCATGGTGGGCCTCATCATGCGGCTGGCCCCCCTGGGAGCGCTGGGCGCCATCGGCTTCACGGTGGGCAAGTACGGGGTGGGGACGCTGGTCGGCCTGGGCCGGCTGCTCGGCGCCTTCTACGCCACCGCGTTCTTCTTCGTGCTGCTCGTGCTCGGACCCATCGCGCGCTGGACGGGCGTGGGGCTGTGGCGGCTGCTGCGCTACATGCGCGACGAGCTGCTGCTCGTGCTGGGCACCTCGTCCTCCGAGTCCGCCCTGCCCTCGTTGATCGTGAAGCTCGAGGCGCTGGGGTGCCCCAAGAGCATCGTGGGGTTCGTGGTGCCCATGGGCTACTCGTTCAACCTGGATGGCACCTCCATCTACCTCACGCTCGCCGCGCTCTTCGTGGCCCAGGCCACCGGGACCCACCTGAGCCTGGGTGAGAAGCTGGCGCTGCTCGCGGTGCTGCTGCTCACCTCCAAGGGAGCGGCGGCCGTCACGGGCGGTGGCTTCATCACGCTCGCGGCGACGCTCTCCGCCACCGGCCATGTGCCCGTGGCGGGAATGGTGCTGCTGCTGGGCGTGGACCGGTTCATGTCCGAGGTGCGCGCCCTCACCAACCTCGTGGGCAACACGGTGGCCACGCTCGTGGTGGCCAAATGGGAGGGCAGCCTGGACATCCAACTGGCCAATGAGGTGCTCGCGGCCCCACCTCCCTCGATGATGGCCGCGGAGGTGGCCGTGGAGGCCCGGGAAGCCGGGGAGGTGGCCAGGTCCGCGAGCGCGTCCGACGCCCGCGGGTGA
- a CDS encoding M4 family metallopeptidase has translation MLRTRFLAAALLALPLAACGVDNSQLPEGAQKFDEAADSLGDVQAALAALPSAQVVGADESNFPFMITGKLGTASSAVQGLAARDAHSRVSGALPGIAAVFRLNAADLVAKRSRVDEQGITHLRYGQTKNGLRVANEELIVHVAADGTIIGANGTARDGEIVSSKTTISPEAAQFAAAKDVDGSRLSTEGAELVYVRANGKLKLAYEVSLKGEGRDLPIDEQVYVDAHSGSILLRDTNIHSALNRKVYSANNGTSTPGTLKRSEGQAATGDAHVDGNYDKLGGTYNCYKNNFNRDSFNNAGATLTSTVHYSSRYVNAYWDGTQMVYGDGDGVNSGMLGLSADVTTHELTHAVTEYESNLTYSGQSGGLNEAMSDIFGAYCESYASGTWATTNAVFMVGDDIWTPATAGDALRYMYDPAKDGASLDFYTSSSGNVDVHYSSGIANLAFTLLSRGGTHPRGKSTINVTGVGVQKAGAIFYKANTDYMTASTTFAQAKTYTEQAATALYGAGAAEIASVTQAWSAVGVGVVTPPPTATALTNGVAKTGLGASSGSELYYYLDVPASKASTYVTSGGTGDADLYVKAGSQPTTSSYDCRPYLSGNAETCNIAAKTAATRIYVTLRAYSTFSSVSLKGSYTP, from the coding sequence TTGCTTCGCACTCGTTTCCTTGCTGCTGCGCTGCTCGCCCTTCCCCTCGCCGCCTGCGGTGTCGACAACTCGCAGCTGCCCGAAGGCGCCCAGAAGTTCGACGAGGCCGCTGACTCCCTCGGTGACGTGCAGGCCGCGCTCGCGGCGCTGCCCTCCGCCCAGGTCGTTGGCGCGGATGAGAGCAACTTCCCCTTCATGATCACCGGCAAGCTGGGCACCGCCAGCAGCGCCGTGCAGGGCCTGGCTGCTCGTGACGCGCACAGCCGCGTGAGCGGCGCGCTGCCCGGCATCGCCGCCGTGTTCCGCCTCAACGCCGCCGACCTCGTCGCCAAGCGCTCGCGCGTGGACGAGCAGGGCATCACCCACCTGCGCTACGGCCAGACCAAGAACGGCCTGCGCGTGGCGAACGAGGAGCTCATCGTTCACGTGGCCGCCGACGGCACCATCATCGGCGCCAACGGCACCGCGCGCGACGGTGAGATCGTCTCCTCCAAGACGACCATCTCCCCCGAGGCCGCCCAGTTCGCCGCCGCCAAGGACGTCGACGGCAGCCGCCTGTCCACCGAGGGCGCCGAGCTGGTGTACGTGCGCGCCAATGGCAAGCTGAAGCTGGCCTACGAGGTGTCGCTCAAGGGCGAGGGCCGCGACCTGCCCATCGACGAGCAGGTGTACGTGGACGCGCACAGCGGCTCCATCCTGCTGCGCGACACCAACATCCACAGCGCGCTCAACCGCAAGGTGTACAGCGCCAACAACGGCACCTCCACCCCGGGTACGCTCAAGCGCTCCGAGGGCCAGGCGGCCACGGGTGACGCGCACGTCGACGGCAACTACGACAAGCTGGGTGGCACCTACAACTGCTACAAGAACAACTTCAACCGCGACTCCTTCAACAACGCGGGCGCCACGCTCACCAGCACGGTGCACTACAGCTCCAGGTACGTGAACGCGTACTGGGACGGCACCCAGATGGTGTACGGCGATGGTGACGGCGTGAACTCGGGCATGCTGGGTCTGTCCGCGGACGTGACCACGCACGAGCTCACCCACGCGGTGACCGAGTACGAGTCCAACCTCACCTACTCGGGTCAGTCCGGCGGCCTCAACGAGGCGATGAGCGACATCTTCGGCGCCTACTGCGAGAGCTACGCCTCGGGCACCTGGGCCACCACCAACGCGGTGTTCATGGTCGGCGACGACATCTGGACCCCGGCGACCGCGGGTGACGCGCTCCGCTACATGTACGACCCGGCCAAGGACGGCGCCTCGCTCGACTTCTACACGAGCTCCTCCGGCAACGTGGACGTGCACTACAGCTCCGGTATCGCCAACCTGGCCTTCACGCTGCTCTCCAGGGGCGGCACGCACCCGCGCGGCAAGAGCACCATCAACGTGACGGGCGTTGGCGTGCAGAAGGCCGGCGCCATCTTCTACAAGGCCAACACGGACTACATGACGGCCTCCACCACCTTCGCCCAGGCGAAGACCTACACCGAGCAGGCCGCGACGGCCCTCTACGGCGCTGGCGCCGCTGAGATCGCCTCCGTGACGCAGGCCTGGAGCGCCGTGGGCGTGGGTGTGGTGACGCCTCCCCCGACCGCCACCGCGCTGACCAACGGCGTGGCGAAGACCGGCCTGGGCGCCTCCTCGGGCTCCGAGCTGTACTACTACCTGGACGTGCCGGCCTCCAAGGCCTCCACGTACGTCACCAGCGGCGGTACGGGTGACGCGGACCTGTACGTGAAGGCCGGCTCGCAGCCGACGACCTCCTCGTACGACTGCCGTCCGTACCTGTCCGGCAACGCCGAGACGTGCAACATCGCGGCGAAGACGGCGGCCACCCGCATCTACGTCACGCTGCGCGCCTACAGCACCTTCTCCAGCGTCTCGCTCAAGGGCTCGTACACGCCGTGA
- a CDS encoding HAD-IIB family hydrolase yields the protein MTAPRPLRDADLSRVEGVFTDVDGTLTSSHKLRSTTVRALERLADAGLKLVLVTGRPAGWGEAWARTLPVDGVVVENGGLLFLRGPGGKLRKVYAESPRVRESNRKRLVAEVADVLRRVPGARLSMDSAYTEVDLAVDYNEEARLGEQGAERIESLLRARGVTAVRSSVHINCWLGRFDKRSAVRRFLKLAWDLRLTPGDERFVYAGDSFNDAPMFGEFALSVGVANVRRVLDRIETPPAFITRAEEGRGFEELARAILAQRGRGARRGVRV from the coding sequence ATGACCGCCCCCCGCCCCTTGCGCGACGCGGACCTCTCCCGGGTGGAAGGGGTCTTCACCGACGTCGACGGTACCCTCACCAGCTCACACAAGCTGCGCTCCACCACCGTGCGGGCGCTCGAGCGCCTGGCGGACGCCGGCCTCAAGCTGGTGCTGGTGACGGGACGCCCGGCCGGCTGGGGCGAGGCCTGGGCGCGCACGCTGCCGGTGGATGGAGTGGTGGTGGAGAACGGGGGCCTGCTGTTCCTGCGTGGGCCCGGAGGCAAGCTGCGCAAGGTGTACGCCGAGTCCCCGCGCGTCCGGGAGTCGAACCGGAAGCGGCTGGTGGCGGAGGTGGCGGACGTGCTGCGGCGGGTGCCGGGGGCGCGCCTGTCCATGGACAGCGCCTACACGGAGGTGGACCTGGCCGTGGACTACAACGAGGAGGCGCGGCTGGGCGAGCAGGGGGCCGAGCGGATCGAGTCGCTGCTGCGAGCGCGCGGGGTGACGGCGGTGCGCTCGTCGGTGCACATCAACTGCTGGCTGGGCCGCTTCGACAAGCGCTCCGCGGTGCGGCGCTTCCTGAAGCTCGCCTGGGACCTGCGGCTCACGCCGGGGGATGAGCGCTTCGTGTATGCCGGGGATAGTTTCAACGATGCCCCGATGTTTGGAGAGTTCGCTCTCAGTGTCGGGGTGGCCAACGTGCGGCGGGTGCTGGACCGCATCGAGACGCCGCCGGCCTTCATCACGCGGGCGGAGGAGGGGCGGGGCTTCGAGGAGCTCGCGCGCGCCATCCTCGCCCAGAGGGGCCGCGGGGCCCGTCGAGGAGTCAGGGTATGA